GTCCcgtgctcctttttttttttttccggaatGTGGCCTGGCCTAGCTTTGCATGACGGCAGCAGTCCTGTTTGTATCTTGATTGTTTATTAGCTTGGATTTGAATGCAAAACACATTTTTATAAAAAGCAATACCCATTATAAAGTTTAAAGTGTAGATGAATTCTCCCGTTATttaaataaaataacaacaacaaaaactgcAATAACCCTGTTCACTGTTGCATAGGTAATAACCCTTCAGATGGATGTTTTGTGAATGTTTGTGCATGCTACTGAGCAGGTCTAATGTCTCTTGCTCCCCTTCCCGCCTCAGGGTTGTTCCTCCCCCATGGTGGTGAAGTTTGCCGACACACAGAGGGATAAGGAGCAGAGGCGCCTGCAACAACAGCTAGCACAGCAGATACAGCAGCTCAACAGCGCCTCCACCTGGGGCAACCTGGCGGGCCTGGGGGCTCTCACACCACAGTACCTGGCCGTAAGTGTCCTGTCACTCACCCAAATGATttgtattcattcatttacttatttataaACACTTTTCTTTTACCTCTCTATGTGCTCTGTCTTGTGCCATCTATCTTTATCTATTTCTCTTTATCTATCcctatctccatctctgtcactCCGTCatctatttttctttctttcgtctcttatctatctctctctatcgccATCTCTGTTGTTCTAtcgtctctctttgtctttctttcaCTTATCTCTATCGGTCTATCTATTTCTCTTTCTATCAATACCATTCTATCGCTTTACTTCTCTATATCTTtatgtctatctgtccatctctctatCCCCCCTTCCTCAGTTGCTCCAACAGGCTACATCTGCTGGTagccagagcagtttcagtggtctTCAGAGGCTGGGAAGTGAGTCTGACTTCTGTGTTTTTAAGATCACTGCActtattctcacacacacacacgcgacacacacacgacacacagacATTCTTTTACTTACGCCAGATCACATTATACTTTAATGAGATCATCAGTGATGATGCTATTTTAGGGTAGCAACCTCCGGCACCTTAAAGTGACTTTATGACATTTCTACATTAATGATGCAGGAGAGGATTTAAACTCGTGAAGAAATACAGTATGACTGAGAACAAGCTGCATGGAGATAACACACGTAACAATTCTTCTATGAGATGATTTATGAGTTTCATTCTTTTAAGTATAAAATTATAtacgtaatatatatatatatatatatatatatatatatatatatatatatatatatatatatatatatacatataaaatatgTACGTTAGTTAACCCTTTCCCACATTGATACAGTTCAGTTCTGTTGTGATCTCAggcatatgtaaaaaaaaaaaatcagtaatcGACTTGAAATGTTAAAAGTTTTACTTCACAAAGACAATGTTACAGAGTAGACTGGGTAAGGTAGCAGTGATAAGCCCATGCGAGAGCACAGAGCAAGCAAAATTCAAATCACAGGACTTGATCATTCACATATGAAATGGTTTTGACAGGTTTGTTGTTGAAGAAAAGTTGAGGTACAGGTCAGATCAGTGATTACTGCACTGCAAGAAACTCATCATAGTACATGGTTTATAGCAATGGTTTTCCTTGGCTTCGGAGAATATTGTAGAGAAAGCAGAGTACTTTTACAGCCAAACAGTGTTTTATATGAAATCCCCCTGCTCGAGTTTGTAAACGCAACCATAACTTGATGATAGAATTCAGTCACATGCCGATTTACAGTTAAATGAGTGAACTAGTAAATCAGACTCCGCTCTTGTATTAGTAATGGCAAATTACAATGGATGTGATGTGTAACGGGAATTTTAAGTAAGTCCAAACTAATTCATTATGTGTAATGGGTTTGTTTTTGGGAGAAGTGCCAGCCTTGGATGGTTAAAATGCTGTTAGGCTGGTGTGAAAGTGGTATTGACTCTCTTGCCTGGATTTGTTAACGCAGTCAGTTTGAAGACGCAGGTCCCCGGCCGAGCTCTGATGTTCCTCCATCCTTTCCTCAGGTGTCAATCCTCTGCAGCTGCAGAATCTGGCCACGCTAGCTGCTGCCGCGGCTGCCGCTCATACCTCTAGCAGTCCCTCCTCCACTAATCCCTTATCTGCCAATGGTGGAGCTCTAGGAGCTCTGGCTAGTCCAGGTAATTTAGCGTTAACTTTTTTGCAGATTTTTCACCCCTGTAGTTGAGTTTTTCTCAAATTCCATTCAGTTTCTGTTGCCCattgcagctgtttttttttccatcctatttttttcttttctcatccGAACCTTTTTATCTCTTTGGCATTAGGTTATTTTATAGCCCTTTGCAACAGGTCTTTGTTGCATCTGTTTAAAGTTTTCAATCATTTACCTTATGTTTTTAAAAATGGTATATATTTGTATGCACAGAAGAAACGAGCTTAAAAGCTGAATACTATTAAGATATACAGGAGCACATTAGGCCCCTGGCTGCTAACATTTCAGTCTGGCTCAATCCCTCTTCAACTCTCTGCCTAACAGCCCTCGGCCATCCCTCATTTACTTAATGGGAGCTAATCACCCTCATAAAGGTTTTGATGAGCACCTCTATTCCCCTCAAATCTCGGTGAATCTATATTGGCTCCATCTGTCTGAGTTTAGCatattgctgctgccataaacGACCTCTCCCCGTTACCACACAGATTTGTCTTTTCACCGTCCAACTACTTTGCCTTGCTCGTGTAACCATTACGCTGAAGATGCCAAACATACAGAGCATTGTGAATATGAGTGTGTCCCCGCCCTGTGGTAACCTCCATGCATGTGTCTCTGTGCTGTGCTTCCTAGCAGCTGGTACAGCAGCGGGCTCCAGTGCAGGTGCTGCTATGAACACATTGGCATCCCTGGGAACTCTGCAGGGTCTCACTGGGACCTCTGTCGGCCTCAACGCTCTCACCAGCAGTGTCAGCGGTAAACAATCTCCCCCGTATTGGCTAGTTAACAATTTCAAAAATACATATGGATATTGTTGTTAATGGTGTCAGTAAACTCGGTGATGGACACTATTCTGTGTATAGATAAGTTTTGCATGGCGATGGGTGAGtacatagatggatagatgattgTCCTAAGAGAGGAAATCAATTTTTCTGTGCCATTACAAGTTATGTAGAGCCTTGCAGGTAAAAGTTAAGATGCGGCGCACTGAAAATTATCCAATGGACTTCTCCttgtaaacaactgttcataTCTGAAGTTTCTCAGCAAAACACATTTTATGTTCTTGAGATCTAACAAACCTGTTGAATGCATTTCCTGCTTCAGAAAACATTCAAAGGCATTTTTTTAATTTGCAATCTGCATTGTTTACATAAGCTTGCAATCTATTCTTTTTATTGTAGGATTTTACACATTACTGCCACCAGTTTTAGAAAATAATTCACCGATTGATTTGATTTCTTTCTCTGTCCTTCTGTTTTCTCTGCTTTATATTACGGTCAGGCTTGCATTGCAGCTGCTTCACTTCCTCTTGTCTCATGTTGTTGTCTTCTGTTTTATGCTTGCAAAAATTTGTAATTTGACACCAGGCATGCATATGTGTCCTTGTGCACATGCTGGAAGAACATATAACGCAAGCGATATGGGAACCCACTTTTCTTACTGTACTTTTCATGCCACCATGGGTCAGAAACTCAATTGGATACCTTTTTAAATGCTGTTCAGTACTTCAAATACAGAGCCAAAACAAAACCCTAGGACTGTCAGTATCAGTGATAACATTGGCGACATATACCCTGCTTACACTTGGCATAAAAATATGTCTTGAGTAAATCTTATAGCTGCCAGATTTTGAGTGTTTACACTTGGATTTTTATATGGTTTGACTAAATCTAATAGCTGTCAGATTTACTAAAGAGACATTTTTATGCAACGTGTGAACAGGGTCTTAGTAAACTGACCTAgatatctacactaccgttcaaaagtttgggatcacccaaacaattttgtgttttccatgaaaagtcacacttattcaccaccatatgttgtgaaatgaatagaaaatagagtcaagacattgacaaggttagaaataatgatttgtatttgaaataagattttttttacatcaaactttgctttcgtcaaagaatcctccatttgcagcaattacagcattgcagacctttggcattctagctgttaatttgttgaggtaatctggagaaattgcaccccacgcttccaaaagcagctcccacaagttgggttggttggatgggcacttcttgcgtaccatacggtcaagctgctcccacaacagctcaatggggttcagatctggtgactgcgctggccactccattaccgatagaataccagctgcctgcttctgctctaaatagttcttgcacaatttggaggtgtgtttagggtcattgtcctgttgtaggatgaaattggctccaatcaagcgctgtccactgggtatggcatggcgttgcaaaatggagtgatagccttccttattcagaatcccttttaccctgtacaaatctcccaccttaccagcaccaaagcaaccccagaccatcacattacctccaccatgcttaacagatggcgtcaggcattcttccagcatcttttcatttgttctgcgtctcacaaacgttcttctttgtgatccaaacacctcaaacttggattcatccgtccacaacacttttttccagtcttcctctgtccaatgtctgtgttcttttgcccatcttaatctttttcttttattggtcagtctcagatatggctttttctttgccactctgccctgaagcccagaatcccgcagccgcctcttcactgtagatgttgacactggtgttttgcgggtactatttaatgaagatgccagttggggacctgtgaggcgtctgtttctcaaactagagactctaatgtacttatcttcttgctcagttgtgcaacgcggcctcccacttctttttctactctggttagagcctgtttgtgctgtcctctgaagggagtagtacacaccggtgtaggaaatcttcaatttcttagcaatttctcgcatggaatagccttcatttctaagaacaagaatagactgtcgagtttcagatgaaagttctctttttctggccattttgagcgtttaattgaccccacaaatgtgatgctccagaaactcaatctgctcaaaggaaggtcagttttgtagcttctgtaacgagctaaactgttttcagatgtgtgaacatgattgcacaagggttttctaatcatcaattagccttctgagccaatgagcaaacgcattgtaccattagaacactggagtgatagttgcttgaaatgggcctctatacacctatgtagatattgcaccaaaaaccagacatttgcagctagaatagtcatttaccacattagcaatgtatagagtgtatttctttaaagttaagactagtttaaagttatcttcattgaaaagtacagtgcttttccttcaaaaatatggacatttcaatgtgatcccaaacttttgaacggtagtgtatgtgattTACCTTTTTACAGATTTTGTACAACCTGCAGAAaatggttgtatgtgtgtgtgtgttgtgagtgcaCAAGAGATTATTTGCACAAGAGATTGTCCTCCTGTCTCTCAGGTATGGGGGCCATGAACGGAGGCCTAGGGGCCTCCATGGCCAACGGTTCAGGGGCCAGCTCCATGGACGCCCTGACCCAGGCCTACTCAGGGATGCAGCAGTACACTGCCTCCGCCCTGCCCTCCCTCTACAGCCAGTCTCTGCTGCAGCAGAGTGCTGCGGGCAGCCAGAAAGAAGGTTAGTAGGCACGTGCCATATTTCAAGTGAATAATTTAAATTTAGCAAAAACAATAACGGAAATTAAGATGTTTCGACAAGCTCTTTTAAGGGATCAAAACCCTGAACGTAGGCCTGTACATATGTCCTGTCTCATATGTCCGTATGATGCAAGATGCTCAGGAGAAAGATGGACCAATTAAGAAACGGCTGATCATGTGATTGCATTTCATTTTTCATTCAGCAAATGCATCACTAGCAGTTTATCGAATTTATTTTTATCGAACAAGACGTTTATTGTCCTCAAGTGAGAGTAAACGTTTCtcattttggggatttttttacaTTTGTCATTTCCATTGAGCCCTTTTTTATTCTTAACAACAAATTGGCCTCTTATTGCCTAAACTCGtcatatttattctttttttaatcCGTTTACATTTTTTTGTCTCTTGTCAACCATTTTTGAAGCCATTTGATTCTGTCTAAATTGTGTATGTTGGCATACTGTAACACAGGATGTTGttatttttttacaaattttttttGACTGTACAAAACAGTCTCTGCCCCTTAATTAGATTCACAATTAACACACTACAGTCTGTTTAATAATCAGGATGTTCTTGATTGTGTGTCTTTAACTTGTTGCTCCTATATTTTTCCCGTTTATCTTTGGTGCAGGGCCAGAGGGGGCCAACCTGTTCATTTACCATCTACCCCAGGAGTTTGGGGACCAGGACATCCTGCAGATGTTCATGCCTTTTGGAAATGTGGTCTCTGCCAAAGTCTTCATCGACAAACAGACCAATCTGAGCAAGTGCTTTGGTATGTAAATCTCCATCCAGAAAACAAGACCTTGCCAGGTGCTGTTTGCAGGTGTTTTGCCCTGCTTGACGTGACACAACCTAAAATGGTTAAAGGTGCATGGTTTTAATATGGAGTTCCCTAATGGGTTCGGTAAAGTAGGGTCGATCTGTCCTGATAAACAAATAATGGCAGATGTTCTGTAGTTATGGATCATTTTACATTGTAGCCATGTTTCCATTCACATATTAAGCAAACTTTGGAGATTAAGAAATTGCTAAAATTGAAATTTAGCTGTTTAAATTTGCTGGTTCAAACAACTAAACTACGCAGTTTCTATTACACTTTGACACACCTCAACTTCACCTCAAAGGAACAGCGTATATTTGATATTTAGCTTATTTTGCAAGTCCTTTCCTATTTTACTTAATTTTGATTCATACGTTTAAAATTCACATAATAGTAGCTTGATTGAAACACAGAATATCTGACGTTTACCTTCGAACACTAAGTGCAGACAGCAGGGAGGGAAAACCACATTATGCCACCTTTCTGACAGAGAAGCGAGGGTTGTCAATCATGAAAAATGATCTTGAGCACCAGTTGACAGTTGTATTATTCCTCCACCAACTGTGTAAATATTGAACACTGTCCAATTTCCTCCAGTTTACTCCGGTCttaaaaataatgataaaatggggcgtccgggtagcgtagcggtctattccgttgcctaccaacatggggatcgctggttcgaatccccgtgttacctccggcttggtcgggcatctctacaaacaccattggccgtgtctgggggtgggaagtcggatgttggtatgtgtcctggtcgctgcactagcgcctcctctggttggtcgaggcgcctgttcaggggggaggggggaactggggggaatagcgtgatcctcccacgcactacgttcccctggcgaaacgcctcactctcaggtaaaaagaagcggctggcgactccacatgtatcagaggaagcacgtggtagtctgcagccctccccggattggcagggggaggtggagcagcgaccgggacagcttggaagagtggggtaactggccagatacaattggggagaaaagggggggggatttccgCAAAAATAAAAATTATATGCCATTTAAAAATGGTGACCGGATATAGATACAGAGCGGTCTCATTCCCTATAACCCCTCACATCTGTCTCTGTTTCCCAGGGTTTGTCAGCTACGACAATCCGGTGTCAGCGCAAGCCGCCATCCAGGCCATGAACGGCTTCCAGATCGGCATGAAGAGGCTGAAGGTTCAGCTGAAACGCTCAAAGAATGACAGCAAACCCTACTGATACTACCCCCCATATCCCCCAGCTCTCATGTTAGCCCTGCTAGGGTAAGTTCACCCTTCAGCCGAGGCCACCACAGCAGAGACTcacagggaggggggagggggcttaAGCCACGCCCACCACTGGAGGGAGACTCATCCTGACCTtaacaaaatgaaaacaaaattgTTGCAAGATTCGTAACGCATTTTTCTGTATGCCATTTCTTCAGTTTCATCATGTAACTTTAAATCATGTGAAATGTCTTAATTTATATTATTTATAACTATTGCTGGAGCCAATGtcagtttatttttttaaattggggGTGTTTTCTGTCAATGCAGTGAAAATggtgcattttatatatatatatatatatatataatatccatACCATTTCATTGCCTTAAGGTAGACAGGTTGGCCAAGGATGAGTTATTTGGCAAGGCTGCGGCCAATTCCCAGTAGACGCCCAAACATCGAGGAGCAAAGGCCGATCCTCTTGCTTTGGGTCTTAAAATGTAGTCCGTCTCATTCGTCTGTCCGTCACCCCTCATATGTGAAAATATTTTGCACTCTAACTCTGTCTTTGCTTctttatctatctctctctctctctctctctctctctctctctctctctctctctctgtctctctctctctctctgtctctctctcttgctccctctcttctgtgtgtgtctgtctctctctatcaaaGCCATGTAAGCTAGGCTACCTCTCTCTTAACAACTTCCTCCAGTCATTCCATCCATCCTCCTGAAAGGGACTGGCTCTAGATGGATCTTGAGTGCTAAGTGTACTGTTTTTTGTGCATGTTGAGTCTCAGCCATACATCTGGTGGTGTCTCTTCTTTAAATCTTTGTACTGTTTTGTGTCGGGGTTGGGTGGGGGGCGCTATACCCCACTTGTCCCTATGTGGTGATTGGCATTGTTTATGTTGGTTGTTACTCATGGCTAAAAAGATTCTTGTGCTGTGGCCCtaacttctctttctctctgtctctctcccccctattttctctctccctctctaccttttttttgtgttttt
The window above is part of the Lampris incognitus isolate fLamInc1 chromosome 6, fLamInc1.hap2, whole genome shotgun sequence genome. Proteins encoded here:
- the LOC130114264 gene encoding CUGBP Elav-like family member 2 isoform X1, which produces MTSTYNLDFHPLTESRLLSSGDAINGNKMNGSLEHLDQPDPDTIKMFVGQIPRSWSETELKELFEPFGAVHHINILRDRSQNPPQSKGCCFVTFYTRKAALDAQNALHNIKTLSGMHHPIQMKPADSEKNSAVEDRKLFIGMVSKKYGENEVRMMFSSFGQIEECRILRGPDGLSRGCAFVTFATRSMAQNAIKTMHHSQTMEGCSSPMVVKFADTQRDKEQRRLQQQLAQQIQQLNSASTWGNLAGLGALTPQYLALLQQATSAGSQSSFSGLQRLGSVNPLQLQNLATLAAAAAAAHTSSSPSSTNPLSANGGALGALASPAGTAAGSSAGAAMNTLASLGTLQGLTGTSVGLNALTSSVSGMGAMNGGLGASMANGSGASSMDALTQAYSGMQQYTASALPSLYSQSLLQQSAAGSQKEGPEGANLFIYHLPQEFGDQDILQMFMPFGNVVSAKVFIDKQTNLSKCFGFVSYDNPVSAQAAIQAMNGFQIGMKRLKVQLKRSKNDSKPY
- the LOC130114264 gene encoding CUGBP Elav-like family member 2 isoform X3 — translated: MVVKFADTQRDKEQRRLQQQLAQQIQQLNSASTWGNLAGLGALTPQYLALLQQATSAGSQSSFSGLQRLGSVNPLQLQNLATLAAAAAAAHTSSSPSSTNPLSANGGALGALASPAGTAAGSSAGAAMNTLASLGTLQGLTGTSVGLNALTSSVSGMGAMNGGLGASMANGSGASSMDALTQAYSGMQQYTASALPSLYSQSLLQQSAAGSQKEGPEGANLFIYHLPQEFGDQDILQMFMPFGNVVSAKVFIDKQTNLSKCFGFVSYDNPVSAQAAIQAMNGFQIGMKRLKVQLKRSKNDSKPY
- the LOC130114264 gene encoding CUGBP Elav-like family member 2 isoform X4; this encodes MLEHSSELALVQSLYVNSMRCPPSVPGVSARNEDLPMSNGNKMNGSLEHLDQPDPDTIKMFVGQIPRSWSETELKELFEPFGAVHHINILRDRSQNPPQSKGCCFVTFYTRKAALDAQNALHNIKTLSGMHHPIQMKPADSEKNSAVEDRKLFIGMVSKKYGENEVRMMFSSFGQIEECRILRGPDGLSRGCAFVTFATRSMAQNAIKTMHHSQTMEGCSSPMVVKFADTQRDKEQRRLQQQLAQQIQQLNSASTWGNLAGLGALTPQYLALLQQATSAGSQSSFSGLQRLGSVNPLQLQNLATLAAAAAAAHTSSSPSSTNPLSANGGALGALASPAGTAAGSSAGAAMNTLASLGTLQGLTGTSVGLNALTSSVSGMGAMNGGLGASMANGSGASSMDALTQAYSGMQQYTASALPSLYSQSLLQQSAAGSQKEGPEGANLFIYHLPQEFGDQDILQMFMPFGNVVSAKVFIDKQTNLSKCFGFVSYDNPVSAQAAIQAMNGFQIGMKRLKVQLKRSKNDSKPY
- the LOC130114264 gene encoding CUGBP Elav-like family member 2 isoform X2, which translates into the protein MTSTYNLDFHPLTESRLLSSGDAINGNKMNGSLEHLDQPDPDTIKMFVGQIPRSWSETELKELFEPFGAVHHINILRDRSQNPPQSKGCCFVTFYTRKAALDAQNALHNIKTLSGMHHPIQMKPADSEKNSAVEDRKLFIGMVSKKYGENEVRMMFSSFGQIEECRILRGPDGLSRGCAFVTFATRSMAQNAIKTMHHSQTMEGCSSPMVVKFADTQRDKEQRRLQQQLAQQIQQLNSASTWGNLAGLGALTPQYLALLQQATSAGSQSSFSGLQRLGTGTAAGSSAGAAMNTLASLGTLQGLTGTSVGLNALTSSVSGMGAMNGGLGASMANGSGASSMDALTQAYSGMQQYTASALPSLYSQSLLQQSAAGSQKEGPEGANLFIYHLPQEFGDQDILQMFMPFGNVVSAKVFIDKQTNLSKCFGFVSYDNPVSAQAAIQAMNGFQIGMKRLKVQLKRSKNDSKPY